From the Solanum stenotomum isolate F172 chromosome 4, ASM1918654v1, whole genome shotgun sequence genome, one window contains:
- the LOC125863200 gene encoding uncharacterized protein LOC125863200 isoform X1: MEPWKDLSGKVVMVTGASSGIGLEFCLDLAKSGCKIIVVARRVERLKSLCDQINSNSEGPQRAIAVQLDVTADGATIESAVQIAWDTFGRIDVLVNNAGVTGKHSSLELSEEEWDNMFNTNLKGAWLVSKYVCRRMRDAKQGGGSVINISSMAGLNRVVYIGTFGYASSKMALDMVTKNMAMELGVDKIRVNSIAPGYFKSEITEGLMQNKWFNNVTRRTIPLKTSGTINPALTSVVKYLIHDSSEYISGNVFIVDSGTTLPGVPIFSSL, translated from the exons ATGGAGCCATGGAAAGACCTTAGCGGAAAAGTAGTGATGGTGACCGGTGCATCGTCAGGAATCGGGCTAGAGTTCTGTCTCGACTTGGCCAAATCCGGTTGCAAAATCATTGTTGTCGCTCGTCGTGTTGAGAGACTGAAATCTCTATGTGACCAAATTAATAGTAATTCAGAGGGACCCCAACGTGCAATCGCGGTCCAACTTGATGTTACTGCTGATGGTGCTACTATTGAGTCCGCGGTACAAATAGCTTGGGACACCTTTGGACGTATCGATGTCTTGGTTAACAATGCCGGAGTTACag GTAAGCACTCTTCATTGGAATTGTCAGAGGAGGAGTGGGACAATATGTTTAACACGAACCTAAAAGGGGCATGGTTGGTGTCCAAATATGTATGTAGACGTATGCGCGATGCTAAACAG GGCGGAGGGTCTGTTATTAATATATCTTCCATGGCTGGTTTGAATAGGGTAGTATACATAGGGACTTTTGGTTACGCTTCTTCAAAGATGGCTCTTGACATGGTTACTAAG AATATGGCGATGGAATTGGGAGTAGACAAGATCAGAGTGAACTCAATAGCACCAGGATATTTCAAATCAGAGATAACAGAGGGGCTTATGCAAAATAAATGGTTCAATAATGTTACTAGGAGAACTATTCCTCTAAAAACATCGGGAACGATTAATCCGGCTTTAACATCAGTGGTGAAGTATTTAATCCATGATTCTTCCGAATATATTTCAGGCAATGTCTTCATCGTCGATTCTGGAACTACCTTACCAGGTGTCCCCATTTTCTCATCACTCTAG